The segment CTCTCCTTTTCTCGTTTTTCCTCTGTCCTGATCCTTCCTCCGCTCTGCTTTGAGATTTCCGAGACAGTTTTCCCTCCCTGCATTCTTCTGACCAGAGTTCTCTCTTTCCCAGTCCTTCTCCTTTTGAGCAAACAGCTCCCTCACCGCCTCCGAGGCCTGTCTGGCCAGGCGGTGATCCCTTCCTCCGGCCGTAATGCCTGCCGTCACCGAGCCTGCCTGTGCTATTCCCGGGAAGTAGAAGTCTGACTGGAGACGGTCAGAGGCCACATTGACAAATGCTCCTTTCGTTCTCCCGTCGCAGGCTGCCAGGCTATCCGTTTTCTCTGCGCCCGAAGCGGCGATTACCAGAAAAAATGAGGGGGAGGATGGAGAGAACAGCCTTTCCCGAAACATCTCATACGTTCCCCTAAGCCAGTACAGACGGACAGAATCAGCTCCCGGCGGCGTCTGGAACCCTTCCTCCGGCACTGAATCCAGTACCAGCAGCCTTTTGTCCTTCTCCCCGGCCGCCCCTTCCAGAAAGCTGCTCTCCGGTGCCACAGCCGCCACCCTGGCTCCGAATTCCAGAAGCACGCGAATTCTCCTGGATGCCACAGAGCCTGCGCCAACCACAAGTACCCATTTTTCTTCCAGTTCAAAAAAAAGCGGAAAATATGCCACGATTTCTCTCCTTCCCAGCCTGTCCTTCTGACTCTGCACATTTATCCTATTATACACAAAACCGGAAAACTTTCAAATACATTCGTCCTGTGATTGACGGCATCTGAAAGTCACGCTATACTGAAAAAGACGGCTGGCGCAGGTATACAGCCGCAAAGGCAGCATTTACAAAACACAGAAGGGAGAATCCCATGGAAGAATTTTTCAAAGCGATCGAGGATAAAATCAGAGCCGCCGGATACCAAGGCCCGCTGGACGGAGAAGCGCTTTACGATGAGATCTGCGATGAGATTGAGGATAAGGAAAATGGCTCCTATCTTTTTCTGTCGAAAAAGGACAACGGAGACATTTTTGAGTACAAGGTGGATGTGATGGACGAGGAATTTAATCTCTCCTATGTCCACATCACCGCCGGGGACGGCGTTTTTCACGCAGATTTCGATCAGTAGAAGCCAGCACGCTGCAGTCTGAACAGAGACCATGCCGTTTTTTTCGCTTCTTTCGGCAGTTCTCATAATTGCAGTTCCCTGCTTTTTCCTGTATAATACTGTCTGATAAAATGAAACAGACAAATCAGACAGATTTTTCAGGAGGATTCTTTTATGAAGCTTCAGAATATTGACAATGTAGAGAAATTTTTCAGTGTTATCGACGAATGCAGGGGCCGCGTGGAGCTTGTATCTCCGGAAGGTGACCGCATCAATCTGAAATCCAAGCTGGCACAGTACCTCTCACTGGCCAGCGTGTTCTCCAACGGCTATATCAAGGAGCTGGATCTGATCGCCTATGAGAGGGAGGACGTCGACCGGCTGCTCAAGTTCATGTATCAGGGAGAGTAGGCTGACAGGACGGCTGCAGCGGGAAAAGCCACTGAAGAGGATTCCAAGTCATATCCTCTTCAGTGGCTTTTTTTGTTCCATACCTTTCTCAGTCTTTTTCCGTTTCCTTTTCTTTCTTATTTTCCGTCTTTTCTGCTTTTTTTCCGGAGCCGCTCATTTTCGCTCCCGCTTCGCGCTCTGAAAAACGCTTCAAATATTTATCCGCCTTCACATTCCGCCCGGCAAGCTGAATTCCCACATCTTCCTTTAACAGTGTATAGCCTACGGAACAGAGCGGAATAAAGATCAGCATTCCGACAATTCCCATCATACTTCCGCCCAGGGAAACGGCTACCAGCACCCAGATGGACGGAAGGCCCACAGAGCTTCCCACCACATGGGGATAGATCAGGTTGCCTTCAATCTGCTGAAGCACCAGAAAGATAATCGTAAACCAGATTGCCTGCACGGGGCTGACCATCAGCATCAGGAAAATTCCCACAGCGCAGCCGATAAAGGCTCCAAAAATCGGAATCAGGGCCGTGAAGGCAATCAGAACTCCAATAAGCAGTGCAAACGGCAGACGCAGAATGGTCAGCGTCACAAAAAACATGGTTCCCAGAATCACCGCCTCTGTACACTGACCTGTCAGAAATTTCGAAAAGATCCGTTCCGTCATTCTGAGGACGCCAAGTCCCTTATCCACAGCAGACTCGGGGAAGTAGGCATAGCACAGCTGTTTAAACTGGCGGGACAGGGTTTCCTTCTGAAGCAGAATGTACAGAGAAAAGATAAAGGAAATACTGAAGGTGGTAAGTCCGCTGGCGATGGACACGGCAGCCGTCACAGTGGACGATAGGAGGTTCCCCGCTCCTGAAGTGATGAAGGAGGCTGTCTCCTCCATCAGAGTTTTCCAGTCAATCTCGATGCTGTTGATAAACTCCACGATCTCCGGATATCTGGCAAACATGGCCTCCGCCTGGATCTGCATATTCTCAAAGAAGGCCGGCACCAGGCGTTTTAAGCCAAGCAGCGTCCCTGTCAGCTCCGGTATCACCACAAGGCTCACAACTGCCACAATCACCAGCACAAACAGGATGGCTAACAGAAGGCTGAGCGGCCTTTTTGCCCTGCTTGTCTCCTTCATTCTCAGCAAGCCGCCCAGAATATTTTTCTCGATAAAGCGCATGGGCACATTGAGAATAAACGCAATAGCCGCCCCCAGAAGGAAGGGAAACATAAGCCTCAGGCCTCCCCGCAGAAAGCCGAACACATATTCCATGCGAAAGGCCAGAGCCAGAATCACGATGGTGTACAGAATCAGAAGCATGATCTTTTTCATGTTATCTTTGTTCAATTCCATATCTGTCTTATATTCCTCTCTCCCTCAGGGCTGCAAACCAGTTTCTCACTTCTTCTCCGGAAGCGCTCACACTGCCCTGAACCATGCGCTCGCTTCCGCCTCCCCTGCCGTTCAGGGACTGATTCAGTTCCCGGCCAAGGGTTCTCATATCATGGACAGGGCTTGCAAGAGTGTAGGAAAAGCTTCCACTCTGTCCTCCGAACACAGCTGTCACCTGTCCCCTTTTCGCTTCCATGAGCAGGTTGCAGAACTGTCTCACTTCTACAGGTGTATAATCCTTCTCAAAGACCAGGAGAATCCCATCTGACTCCGGATAGGAAGCAGTCTTAAGCTCCATCAGCTGTCTGGTCAGGGCCACCGTTCTCGCCTTCTCCTCTGAGAGCTCGTCCCTCTGCCGCTTCACCGCCTCCACAATTTCCTCCGGCTTTGCAGAAAGCAGGACAGAAACAGCGGAAACCTGCTCCGTTTTTCTGTCGCAGGCCTTCAGCGCCTTCTGACCGCAGAGCATGGAAATGCGGACTCCTCCTTTATAGTTCATCAGAGAGAGAAACTTGATAACTCCGATTTCCCCGGTATACGCCACATGGGTACCGCAGCAGGCACAGGTGTCCACGCCGGGAACCTCCACAATGCGCACCTGGCCTGAGAGCTCCTTCTTGCTCCTGTAATCAAGCTTTTCAAGCTCCTCCTCGGAAGGATATGTAATTTTGAGAGGAATATTGGCCCAGATTGCCCGGTTGGCCTTCTCCTCAATTTCCATCAGCTCCTCCCAGCTCATGGGGCCGTTCAGATCAATGGTCATCTCCTCCCTGCCCATGTGAAAGCCCACATTGTCATATCCATAGACGCTGTGAATCAGCCCGGAAACGATATGCTCGCCGGAATGCTGCTGCATATTGGAAAAGCGCGCCTCCCAGTCGATCCTCCCTGTAACCTCTTCCCCCACCGAAAGCTCCCTGTCTGTATAGTGAATCACAGTCCCGTCCTTTTCGTGGACATCCAAAACCCTGGCTGTTCCCAGCACTCCCGTGTCAGCCGGCTGCCCGCCTCCCTCCGGATAAAAGCAGGTTCTGTCAAGCTCTACCTCAAATCCCTTTTTCCCGGAGACGCAGGCCGTCACCCTGGCTGTAAATTCCCTTCGGTACGGCTCCTCGTAAAATAATTTCTCCATCTCTTCTGTCCTTCCTCCTGTCCATGAACCTGTGCGGTTCCGATTATTATAATTATACACAGATTTTCCGGCGGTTCAATCAATTTGCCATTAATTTTTCGTTTTGATGGAAACTGTGGCAAGCAGGGCGGCATAAGATGGAGTGTAAAGAAAATGTCGGAGGAACTTAAATATGAGCGATTTATCAGCAACTAACTGCGGATGCGGATGTGAGACTACAGGAGGAGGAAGCAACCTCATTTTCCTGATTCTCATTCTGATTTGCTGCGGCGGCTGCGGCTTCGGCGGAGGCTTTTGTGAACATAATGGCTGCGGCGGCGGATGCTCCTGCGGATTTGGCGGCGGCGGATGTGAATGGCTGATCTGGATCATCCTGCTGTGCTGCTGCTGCGGCGGCGGAAACAACGGCGGCGGCTTCTGCTGCTAGTTTCCGTTTTTCTGACGCCGTCCTGCAGGGCGGCAGCCAGGCGGCTCTTCTGCCGCCTGGCGCAGACAGAGGCTCCCGCTTCCCGGACTGTCCCGGGGCGGGAGCCTCTGTCAGATCTTATGTTCTTTCCCCTTGAAGATTTGCGGAAGCTGCCTTTCTACCGCTCTCTCGCAAGCTGGTAGATCAGCGCATTGCAGATGGCAGCTGCCACGTTGCTTCCGCCTTTTCTTCCCCTAGCCACAATATAGGGGGTATCCTGAAGGGATAAAATCAGCTCCTTGGACGAAACCACATTGACAAAGCCCACCGGTACTCCGATGATGAGTCTGGGCGCAAGTCTCCCTTCCCGGATCAGCTCATAGAGGCGCACCAGGGCTGTGGGGGCATTTCCCACTGCAAAGATGCAGTCTCTTCCGAGAGAGGCCGCCTTATCCATACTGGCTGCCGCCCGGGTGGTGCCCTGCTGTTTCGCTGTCTCTGCCACGTCCTCATCTGCCATAAAGCAGAGTACCTCAGAACCAAGGCGCTCCAGGCTCCTTTTATTGATCCCGGCCCGTCCCATATTGGTGTCTGTCACAATGACAGCCCCCTCTCTCAAAGCCTCCAGAGCCTTTTTCACCGCCCCTTCTGAAAATACCAGATTGTCCGCATAGTCAAAATCTGCGGTTGTGTGGATCACCCGCTTGATCACCGGCTCTTCCTCGGGCCTGAACGTCCTGCCCGGGAACCGTTCCATAAGCTCCTCGGAGATAATCTCAAAGCTCCTGTCCTCTATCTTTTCAGGCAGCACCTGCTCTAACTGTATCCTTCTTTCCATCCTTCTCACCGCATCCCTCTGTTTTTTTGTTCCTGATTTAGTTTTTCTTCCTATTTAGTTTTTCTTCCTGCTTTGTTTTCGTTCCTGTTTTTGTCTTATACTCCGTCTCTTTCTGCCTGGAGTTTCTGCTCAGATTCCTTTTTAGATTCTCCTCTCAGGTTCCTTTTCAGATTTCTCTCCCAGATTCCTTTTTCAGATCCTTCTTCCAAACTCTTTTTCAGATCCTCCTCTCAGATTCCCTGTCTGAGAATCCTGTAAATCTCGTCCATATCAAGGCTTTTTCTCAGCCCGTCGGCCAGCAGGTCAAACTGCTTTTCCCGGTAGGCTCTGTAATCAAAGTCTGCTGCATCCTTAAGGCTTATTCCCTTTTCAGAAAGAAGGGCTTCTGCCAGAACAGCGGCCGTGCCGGGCTCGTCGAAGATGCCGTGGACGTATGTGCCGCAGGCCTGCAGGGAACCTCCTTCATCTGTCAGGACGCAGCCGTCGGGCTTCTCTCCCGTCTCTCCTCCCTCCTGGTTTTCCCGGAGGACAGAGAGGGGGCGTCCTCCCTCAAGGAGCCTGGTCCTTCCCATATGGATCTCATAGCCGGAAAACTCTCTTCCCGAGAGGGCGGAAAAGATGCCGGGAAGGGCGCCGAAACGGCCTGTCACCCGGGTTCTCATCTTCTCCTTCTCAAATTCTGTGGCTGTCTCAAGGAGCCCCATTCCCCGCACAGACACTCCCGGGGCCCCTGCCTCTGTGCCCTTCTCATCTGTCAGACTGCGCCCCATCATCTGGTAGCCTCCGCAGATCCCAAACACAGGAACCCCTGACGAGGCAGCTTTCAGCACGGCGGCCTCCAGACCGTTCTGGCGCATCCACAGCAGATCCTCTATGGTATTTTTCGTTCCCGGAAGGATAATCAGATCCGGAGCAGACAGCTCTGACATTTTCTCCACGTACCGGACAGATACGCCGGGCAGGCAGGAAAACGCCTGAAAATCCGTGAAGTTGGAAAGACGGGGGAACCGGATCACGGCAATGTCCAGGGCGGCTCCCTCATCCTTTTCCCGGGCATTCAGGCGGGCGCTCAGACTGTCCTCGTCCTCAATATCTGCCTGAATATAAGGGATAATCCCTGTCACCGGAATCCCGCAGAGTTTCTCAATCATCTCTGCCCCCGGCTCCAGGATCGTCCGATCTCCGCGGAATTTATTGATCAGAAGTCCCTTTATGTACCTTCTCTCCTCCTCTTCCAGGAGCATCACGGTGCCGTAGAGCTGGGCGAACACGCCTCCCCTGTCTATATCGC is part of the Clostridium sp. M62/1 genome and harbors:
- a CDS encoding precorrin-2 dehydrogenase/sirohydrochlorin ferrochelatase family protein — encoded protein: MAYFPLFFELEEKWVLVVGAGSVASRRIRVLLEFGARVAAVAPESSFLEGAAGEKDKRLLVLDSVPEEGFQTPPGADSVRLYWLRGTYEMFRERLFSPSSPSFFLVIAASGAEKTDSLAACDGRTKGAFVNVASDRLQSDFYFPGIAQAGSVTAGITAGGRDHRLARQASEAVRELFAQKEKDWERENSGQKNAGRENCLGNLKAERRKDQDRGKTRKGERLDE
- a CDS encoding AI-2E family transporter, with protein sequence MELNKDNMKKIMLLILYTIVILALAFRMEYVFGFLRGGLRLMFPFLLGAAIAFILNVPMRFIEKNILGGLLRMKETSRAKRPLSLLLAILFVLVIVAVVSLVVIPELTGTLLGLKRLVPAFFENMQIQAEAMFARYPEIVEFINSIEIDWKTLMEETASFITSGAGNLLSSTVTAAVSIASGLTTFSISFIFSLYILLQKETLSRQFKQLCYAYFPESAVDKGLGVLRMTERIFSKFLTGQCTEAVILGTMFFVTLTILRLPFALLIGVLIAFTALIPIFGAFIGCAVGIFLMLMVSPVQAIWFTIIFLVLQQIEGNLIYPHVVGSSVGLPSIWVLVAVSLGGSMMGIVGMLIFIPLCSVGYTLLKEDVGIQLAGRNVKADKYLKRFSEREAGAKMSGSGKKAEKTENKKEKETEKD
- a CDS encoding alanyl-tRNA editing protein, which translates into the protein MEKLFYEEPYRREFTARVTACVSGKKGFEVELDRTCFYPEGGGQPADTGVLGTARVLDVHEKDGTVIHYTDRELSVGEEVTGRIDWEARFSNMQQHSGEHIVSGLIHSVYGYDNVGFHMGREEMTIDLNGPMSWEELMEIEEKANRAIWANIPLKITYPSEEELEKLDYRSKKELSGQVRIVEVPGVDTCACCGTHVAYTGEIGVIKFLSLMNYKGGVRISMLCGQKALKACDRKTEQVSAVSVLLSAKPEEIVEAVKRQRDELSEEKARTVALTRQLMELKTASYPESDGILLVFEKDYTPVEVRQFCNLLMEAKRGQVTAVFGGQSGSFSYTLASPVHDMRTLGRELNQSLNGRGGGSERMVQGSVSASGEEVRNWFAALRERGI
- a CDS encoding precorrin-8X methylmutase, whose product is MERRIQLEQVLPEKIEDRSFEIISEELMERFPGRTFRPEEEPVIKRVIHTTADFDYADNLVFSEGAVKKALEALREGAVIVTDTNMGRAGINKRSLERLGSEVLCFMADEDVAETAKQQGTTRAAASMDKAASLGRDCIFAVGNAPTALVRLYELIREGRLAPRLIIGVPVGFVNVVSSKELILSLQDTPYIVARGRKGGSNVAAAICNALIYQLARER
- a CDS encoding cobyric acid synthase; translation: MAKPIMIQGTMSNAGKSLIAAGLCRIFRQDGYRVAPFKSQNMALNSFITEEGLEIGRAQAVQAQAAGISPRAAMNPILLKPSSDTGSQVIVMGEPVGTMPAREYFRYKKTLLPVIRNAYESLSKDYDIIVIEGAGSPAEINLKQDDIVNMGIARMAKAPVLLAGDIDRGGVFAQLYGTVMLLEEEERRYIKGLLINKFRGDRTILEPGAEMIEKLCGIPVTGIIPYIQADIEDEDSLSARLNAREKDEGAALDIAVIRFPRLSNFTDFQAFSCLPGVSVRYVEKMSELSAPDLIILPGTKNTIEDLLWMRQNGLEAAVLKAASSGVPVFGICGGYQMMGRSLTDEKGTEAGAPGVSVRGMGLLETATEFEKEKMRTRVTGRFGALPGIFSALSGREFSGYEIHMGRTRLLEGGRPLSVLRENQEGGETGEKPDGCVLTDEGGSLQACGTYVHGIFDEPGTAAVLAEALLSEKGISLKDAADFDYRAYREKQFDLLADGLRKSLDMDEIYRILRQGI